Genomic segment of bacterium:
TTGTTTTTTCTGATTTGAAGTACGTGTTTGAAAGAATCAAGGAAGCGGTGGAGACTCGAAAGGGGCGACGATAACTCCTACATCAATTCCGCATGCTTTGGGCAACGCGGCTTCCGATCAACCCACCGGATGCATCTGTAACAGTATGCAAAAGGACCGGTCCAATGATACTGCCGGAAAGCAAATAGATCCCGGCGAGAATCAAACCCATGGCGCTTGTCTTCACAATTCCTTCTTTTCCCTGATAAGCGTGTGCCAATCCGAAAATCAGTACAGAAATCAGGGCGCCGGGTAGAACCCCCAAATAACCTCCGAGATACCAGATCAGAAAACCTCTGTACAGCGCCTCTTCGCAAATCCCTGCCGTAATCGAAACGCCAATGTTTTTTTACTAATGAAATCGATTTCACAGCTGTTGTATCATTACGCAAAATGTGTAATCATGATGTATGATCAGAACCCAGATTCAGTTAACTGAAAAGCAAGCCAAAACGTTAAAAGCTATGGCGGCAGATCGGGGTGTCTCTGTGGCAGAGCTGATTCGCCAGGGTGTTTCCGAG
This window contains:
- a CDS encoding CPBP family intramembrane metalloprotease yields the protein MWYLGGYLGVLPGALISVLIFGLAHAYQGKEGIVKTSAMGLILAGIYLLSGSIIGPVLLHTVTDASGGLIGSRVAQSMRN
- a CDS encoding ribbon-helix-helix domain-containing protein; translated protein: MIRTQIQLTEKQAKTLKAMAADRGVSVAELIRQGVSE